GTCCACCACCACCTGCTCAACACCGCCCGCCAGGAGTGGGTGGCGGCCAACAAGACCGTCACCGACTGGGAGCTGCTCCGCGGCTTCGAGCGGCTGTGACCCCGCCGGACCGGCCGCTGGTCGCGGTGACCGGACGGCCGATCGCGGCCGAGCGCCTCACCGGCAGCAACGAGAACTACGTCGGCCTCCCCGCCGACTACCACGCCGAGCTGGCCGCGGGCGGCGCCCTGGGCGTGATGCTCTCGCCCCGGGCCCTGCCCGACGAGGAGGCCGACGCCGTGGTCGCCCGGTTCGACGGGCTGGTGCTCACCGGCGGCGAGGACGTCGACCCCGCGCTGTACGGCCAGGAGGCGGTGCCCGAGACCTACGGCCACGACGGCGGCATCGACCGCTTCGAGGAGGCGCTGTACCGGGCCGCCCGGCGGCGGGGCGTGCCGGTGCTGGCCATCTGCCGGGGCCTCCAGCTGCTGAACGTCGTCCACGGCGGCACCCTCAGCCAGCACATCGTGGGCGAGCCCGGCCGCCTGCTCCACGGCATCCCCATGGGCGGGGGCGGCTCCGAGATCGGTGCGTCGGTGGAGCCCGGCTCGCGCCTGGCCGAGGCGCTGGGCAGGGTCGAGGCCGTCGGCGTCTGCCACCACCACCAGGCCGTCGACCGCGTGGCCGACGACCTCCGCGTCGTGGCCCGGGCCCCCGACGGCACCGTCGAGGGCCTCGAGCCCGTCGACGGCGACGACTGGGTGGTGGCCGTCCAGTGGCACCCCGAGGACTCTTCGGCCTCCGACCCCGTCCAGCGCGCCCTCTTCACCGCCTTCGCGCAGGCCTGCCGCGAGCGCAGTGGGGTGCTCGAGGGCTGAGGCCCCTCACCCGTGGCCGTCGGGCTGGTCGGGGGAGAAGGGCCACTCCTCGAAGGCGCGGCAGCGGCCGTCGGGGGCGAGGTGCAGGACCCAGAGGTCCCGCCACCTCTCGCCGTCGCCGTAGGCGACCTCGACCCGCACCACCGCCGTCCTCGCCGCCGGGTCGACGGCGACGACCTCCGACCGCAGGGTGAACTCCTCCTCGGGGCCCTCCCGCTCCGACTCCCAGAACCGGGCCAGGGCCTCGGCGCCGTGCACCGGTGACGCCCCACGGCGACATCAGGTACCTGGCGTCCTCGGTGAAGAGCCCGGAGAGCGCGGTGGTCCCGGCCGTCCGCCACGCGGCCTCGTAGCGCTCCACCCAGCGCGTCACCTCGTCGCGGTCCACGGTGGGGAGGTTGGCACCCCTGCGGTACCGTCGCCCGCATGGCTGCACCCGGTGGATCTGGACCGATCGGACCGTTCCCCGAGGGGGTGAGCGACACCGACGAGGACCGCGAGGACTACGACAAGCTCCGGCGCCGGGTCCTGTGGTCGTTCCCCTACGGCCTGTACGTGCTCGGCTCGCGCGACGGCGACCGCCGCAACGGCATGACCATCAACTGGGTCACCCAGGTCAGCTTCGACCCCAAGCTGGTGGCCGTGGGGATCGAGAAGACGGCGTTCACCCACGAGCTGGTCGAGGCCGGCCAGGCCTTCAGCCTCAACACCATCGCCCGGGACGACCGGGCCATCGTCCGGAAGTTCACCAAGCCGGTCGAGGTCGACACCGAGGCCATGACCCTCAACGGCTTCCCCTTCCACGACGGGGCCACCGGCAGTCCGATCCTCGACCAGGCCCCGGCCTACGTGGACTGCGAGGTCCGCCAGGCCGTCGACTGCGGCGGCCACACCCTGTTCATCGGCGAGGTCGTCGACGCCGACTTCCAGGCCGACGAGGACACCGAGGTGCTCCGCATGGA
Above is a window of Iamia majanohamensis DNA encoding:
- a CDS encoding gamma-glutamyl-gamma-aminobutyrate hydrolase family protein gives rise to the protein MTGRPIAAERLTGSNENYVGLPADYHAELAAGGALGVMLSPRALPDEEADAVVARFDGLVLTGGEDVDPALYGQEAVPETYGHDGGIDRFEEALYRAARRRGVPVLAICRGLQLLNVVHGGTLSQHIVGEPGRLLHGIPMGGGGSEIGASVEPGSRLAEALGRVEAVGVCHHHQAVDRVADDLRVVARAPDGTVEGLEPVDGDDWVVAVQWHPEDSSASDPVQRALFTAFAQACRERSGVLEG
- a CDS encoding flavin reductase family protein, which gives rise to MSDTDEDREDYDKLRRRVLWSFPYGLYVLGSRDGDRRNGMTINWVTQVSFDPKLVAVGIEKTAFTHELVEAGQAFSLNTIARDDRAIVRKFTKPVEVDTEAMTLNGFPFHDGATGSPILDQAPAYVDCEVRQAVDCGGHTLFIGEVVDADFQADEDTEVLRMEDTRMSYGG